The following are encoded together in the Salvia hispanica cultivar TCC Black 2014 chromosome 6, UniMelb_Shisp_WGS_1.0, whole genome shotgun sequence genome:
- the LOC125194014 gene encoding nuclear transcription factor Y subunit A-7-like isoform X2 has translation MTSSVHSLSENSEADGQQKHTEPYLQPSSPAKGTCPTGIASPGMHYASPPAQVGVGNAQAAYPYPDPYYRSIFAPYETQPYPAQPYPAQPMVHLQLMGIQQAGVPLPSEAVEEPVFVNAKQYHGILRRRQSRAKAESEHKLAKSRKPYLHESRHLHALRRARGNGGRFQKKNDSQKKKDVGSSERYHDNINLNSEKDAS, from the exons ATGACATCCTCTGTTCACAGCCTTTCAG AGAATAGTGAGGCTGATGGACAACAAAAGCACACAGAGCCTTACCTACAACCGTCGTCTCCAGCAAAAGGGACGTGTCCCACTGGTATTGCATCACCGGGAATGCACTATGCATCACCTCCTGCTCAAGTTGGAGTAGGAAAT GCCCAAGCAGCTTACCCGTATCCCGACCCGTACTACAGGAGTATATTTGCTCCTTACGAAACCCAGCCTTACCCAGCGCAACCTTATCCTGCTCAGCCTATG GTGCATCTGCAATTGATGGGAATCCAGCAAGCTGGTGTGCCATTGCCATCAGAAGCAGTTGAGGAGCCTGTCTTTGTCAATGCAAAACAATATCACGGCATCTTGCGTCGTCGCCAGTCCCGTGCAAAGGCCGAGTCAGAACATAAACTTGCCAAGTCTCGAAAG CCGTATTTGCATGAATCGCGACACTTGCATGCGCTGAGGCGAGCTCGGGGAAACGGAGGTCGATTCCAGAAAAAGAACGACAGCCAGAAGAAGAAGGACGTGGGATCGAGCGAGAGATACCACGACAACATCAACCTCAACAGCGAAAAGGATGCCTCTTGA
- the LOC125194014 gene encoding nuclear transcription factor Y subunit A-7-like isoform X1 has product MTSSVHSLSENSEADGQQKHTEPYLQPSSPAKGTCPTGIASPGMHYASPPAQVGVGNVTAQAAYPYPDPYYRSIFAPYETQPYPAQPYPAQPMVHLQLMGIQQAGVPLPSEAVEEPVFVNAKQYHGILRRRQSRAKAESEHKLAKSRKPYLHESRHLHALRRARGNGGRFQKKNDSQKKKDVGSSERYHDNINLNSEKDAS; this is encoded by the exons ATGACATCCTCTGTTCACAGCCTTTCAG AGAATAGTGAGGCTGATGGACAACAAAAGCACACAGAGCCTTACCTACAACCGTCGTCTCCAGCAAAAGGGACGTGTCCCACTGGTATTGCATCACCGGGAATGCACTATGCATCACCTCCTGCTCAAGTTGGAGTAGGAAATGTAACG GCCCAAGCAGCTTACCCGTATCCCGACCCGTACTACAGGAGTATATTTGCTCCTTACGAAACCCAGCCTTACCCAGCGCAACCTTATCCTGCTCAGCCTATG GTGCATCTGCAATTGATGGGAATCCAGCAAGCTGGTGTGCCATTGCCATCAGAAGCAGTTGAGGAGCCTGTCTTTGTCAATGCAAAACAATATCACGGCATCTTGCGTCGTCGCCAGTCCCGTGCAAAGGCCGAGTCAGAACATAAACTTGCCAAGTCTCGAAAG CCGTATTTGCATGAATCGCGACACTTGCATGCGCTGAGGCGAGCTCGGGGAAACGGAGGTCGATTCCAGAAAAAGAACGACAGCCAGAAGAAGAAGGACGTGGGATCGAGCGAGAGATACCACGACAACATCAACCTCAACAGCGAAAAGGATGCCTCTTGA